A genome region from Danio aesculapii chromosome 2, fDanAes4.1, whole genome shotgun sequence includes the following:
- the tmub1 gene encoding transmembrane and ubiquitin-like domain-containing protein 1 — protein MALIEGVGDEVTLLFGVVFLVLVLVLAWASTHTVEPPEHLLSPSPGTSPSTETDSQEPLPTGNTDSSHGGVRDEDDKSEPGTEAGAAGQSSDGSRAGGGDGGLLDDAGIGSDGLRHRESAGPSTHPPESTPSATQPSAENAASDTHRNMVLRLKFLNDTERTAQVNPQDTIGYIKRTYFAGQEHQVRLIYQGQLLQDDAQTLASLNLADNSVLHCHISQHATRAMPAGARAADQVHVALNVGSLMVPLFVLMLSVLWYFQIQYRQFFTAPATASLVGITIFFSFVAFGVYRR, from the exons ATGGCTCTAATAGAGGGGGTGGGTGATGAGGTCACCCTGCTCTTTGGAGTGGTGTTCCTGGTGCTCGTCCTGGTTCTGGCCTGGGCCTCCACTCACACTGTTGAACCCCCTGAACACCTCCTCTCACCCAGCCCAGGGACCTCACCCTCCACAGAGACTGACAGCCAGGAGCCGCTTCCTACGGGAAACACGGACTCATCGCATGGCGGAGTCAGGGATGAGGATGATAAGAGTGAGCCTGGAACAGAAGCGGGAGCTGCAGGACAGTCATCTGATGGTAGTAGGGCAGGTGGAGGTGATGGAGGCCTCCTGGATGACGCAGGGATTGGGAGTGACGGGTTGAGGCATCGAGAATCAGCAGGTCCCTCGACTCATCCTCCAGAAAGCACCCCAAGTGCCACACAACCTTCAGCCGAAAATGCAGCAAGTGACACCCACAGAAACATGGTGCTCAGGCTGAAGTTCTTGAATGATACGGAGAGGACAGCGCAGGTCAATCCTCAAGACACCATTGGCTATATTAAACG GACTTACTTTGCTGGACAGGAGCACCAGGTGCGTCTGATATACCAGGGCCAGCTCCTTCAGGATGACGCTCAGACGCTGGCCTCTCTCAACCTGGCCGACAACAGTGTTTTGCACTGCCACATCTCCCAGCATGCCACACGGGCCATGCCTGCCGGGGCACGGGCTGCTGACCAGGTGCATGTGGCGCTCAATGTGGGGAGCCTCATGGTGCCTCTGTTCGTGCTCATGCTGTCTGTGCTCTGGTACTTCCAGATTCAGTACCGGCAGTTCTTCACCGCACCTGCCACTGCCTCACTGGTGGGCATCACCATCTTCTTTAGTTTTGTTGCGTTTGGGGTGTACCGTCGCTGA